In the Uranotaenia lowii strain MFRU-FL chromosome 1, ASM2978415v1, whole genome shotgun sequence genome, CTTTAGAAAACTACAATGCGAAATATGGTCCCCAATTTCTGCCCGCTATAATAACAGCAAGAAAAGGGAGATCGTCGTACGTACTATCCGATTTAGACGGAAAAGACTTAGGAGTTTGGCCGGCCGAACATTTGAAACCCGCGTAATACTGAACAGGATtccaaccaaaaataaaaaaaataatgcgtcatgaaagcttaaaaaaaaaaaaaaaaggaaaaaaattagggAGATAAAATAAACGATAATAGCGGAAGTACCTGAGCCCTTTCGATTTATGACTTTAagatctctggagccaccgataacaataaaacaataaacagtCACTGACTTAACCGAGCCTTCCCATAGTGGATTGTCGCACAGTGGTCAACAGAAAAGATATAaagccataaaaaaaaaaatcgcgaaccccgataatccgaaaaaaaaaaacttaaccatCCAAGATTGACACGAAACTTCCTTCCAAGGAATTGCAGCCCGTGGATCTTCGGATATTCTTGAATAATCGTCACTATCAGGAGTCCTAAGAACACGATGAAAACTTTATTAAACCGGatgtgaaaacaaatttaaaaacaccGACGCGCGCgtgcatataaaaaaaaaaaatggatggcTTACTTAAGCCTTTCCGGCGCAGTCTAGCTGGAGCCATGCAATTCGGAAAACATCATAAATACGAAACGTTGTAAAACAGGGCATGATGGAAAAAGACCTAGGTGCCCCAGGAACACTCGCAAATCGAATTCGGGTTGTAGTTGATTCTACCATTTCGGTATTTAGGGACCTAGAAGAAAAATAAGTATTATTGAACCCGCGATTCCAGAGAAACAATTGGATATTCTAACCTCAGTCCAGCTCAGTCAAATCGCTTATGATGTATTAGCTTAGGCGGTTTACGGTTAACTGGCGTAATTAAAAAGAAACGAATTTGTTCCTACTGAATCTtctttttcctatttttattattttcgttaAGAAGCTCGTTTGACAAGGTTTGACAGTTATATTTTCGTGCAGATTCGTACTGCAAAAACAAGAATAGGCGTGGGAGAACACAACTGCTCGATTATAGCATCAGAAAATCTATAGTTATCAAccactcacaaaaaaaaaaaaatctcattataattatcaaatttaaattagaaCATATTGATTTCTATTATTTCTTATCCAAGAGCATAACAGAGAATTAATATTAGGGACATGTTAAATGAGAATTGCTTGATCCTTTTTGTTTGATGaaatgaatcataacaaaactctcaaaaaaaaaaataaaaaaaaaaatccagctgGTATTGATCAATCATAAATTGAAAGCTAAACATGTTGATCGTCAAAGCCTGATCTCGGCGATGAAAGTTTCCCGAAATCCATCGTAAATTTAGTAGCTTTaatcgataaataaaataaaaaaggaaccTGAATGAATGAACAAAGGATGAATGAGAGAGTGAATGAGAAAGGGCCCAATGATTGATGACTGgaatgaaagaaaaagaaaggaataaaaatatatatagtagattttgtaaataaacaagTAAGACAATAGCAcatagaatataaaaaaaaaaaaaaaaaaaaaaaaaaaaaaaaaaaaaaaaaaaaaaaaattattatatattAGGATCCGGACTGATGCCACTGCTCGGAGATTGTTATTCATGTAAATTATTCCCTCTagtgatgataaaaaaaaaaaaaatactttgtattttttttctcttggagGGAGATAATTGTTACCGTAGAAAGGTAACAActtgaaagtttaaatttaatttagaacCCTTACCAGGTGTATTTCGTAGAGTAAATGTAGATTTATAATTAATTATTAataatgtataatttttgtgatttttaaggCTCTGTTGctcataaaattgtaaaaaaaaaagctgttttgtCCGATAGGAGAAATTTTTATAGGGCCCAATGTTCCGCTGTCATCACGGAAGATAATCGGTCTGGGGTGTCTCAAGAGCGCGATGCCCTAGGACACACCCACCCAGAACGGTTACATGATGCGGGCTGGCTTCCGTGGCCCGATAATGACACCCGAAAATTGAGCTATGTCCCACGTATTCCCCAAATTCCAACCTCCCAGCCCTGTGAGCAGCGACGCGTCAAACGTCACCAAAAGCGTTTGAGCGTTCTTCAAGTTCCGGAATGGGAGAGGAGGAAAGAAAGCAAAGGAGAGAAAATCGATGGGAGAGCAGCGATGAGGTGTCGAAGTCGAGGAGATGCGAAACGATTAGTCAGTTGGGAGCGAGCGGCCTTTAAGCACGGTCGACTATATTTTTATCGGAAAACTAAAGCAACTTCCAAAAAGTTACCGATTCCATCCGGTGGTTCCAGCACAGATCCGGTGGCAACTTCCCAGGCTCCCACATCCCGGGTCCCCTTGTAGGGACACGAAACCGAGGCACAATCCGTGGTCCTCTGGCGGTGTACGAGAGAAGAGGGAAACCGTCCGGTGGTTTCTATCAACATTTACCGGCAACACACTCATCTCCTGCACCACGTGTCTCCCAGTAGAGACACGAATCCTAGGCACGATCCGTGGTCCTTCGGCGGTGTCGGGCCGGACAATACGTTTTTTTTGTGGCCGGCAAATCCCGTTGGAAATCAATCCGGTGGTCATTAAATTCATCGCTAACAAGTTCCGAGATTCCCGCACCACGTGTCTCCCTGTAGAGCACGAACCCTTGGCACAATCCGTGGTCCGTAGGCGGTGTCCGGGCCAAGTTAAGGAACCCTCGTCGGTGACAAAACCCTGCTGGCAATCTATCCGGTGGTCCTTGCCGGCATCCGCTGGCATTCTACCAAGTTCCTGCACCACGTGTCTCCCAGTAGAGCACGAATCCTCGGCACAATCCGTGGTCCGTAGGCGGTGTCGGGGTAAGCTATCTTCGTTGGCGGCAAACCCTGCTGACAATCCATCCGGTGGTCCTTGCTGGCATCCGCTGGCATTAAATCTGTGGGTCCGAGAAGGCATCCGCTGGCATTCTACCAGGTTCCCGCACCACGTGTCTCCCAGTAGAGCTCGAATCCTTGGCACGTTCCGTGGTCCTCGGCGGTGTTGGGGCCCTGTCGGCGGCAAATATCGCTGGCATTCATTCTGGTGGTCCAACTGTTCCGACAGACGATCCGAGGGATGCAGAACAGCGGTAAGCAAATGACCAATCCCTCGCTATACCTGTCGTCGAACCCAAGCCAATTCCTCAATCGCCACAATACAATTCCTCCCACATCAAATCAAGTCGGTGGTCCAGCAGCATGAGCAGCAACGGCCGCAACGTATTTCCTTTCCCATTAATGTTGTTTGtgtcatgaataaaaaaaaatattaacaaaattaaatgaaCCTGCCTTCTGCATAATTAACCCCGAAAGAGCCGGTACATTTGGGAGGGGTTCTTACTTGGTGTTTAGTTTCGTCTATCTTCCTTCAACTTTATCGAGGTTCTCCTAGGTAGTAAGCCGACCCTGGGGATAGCGAATCCGCTGAGCTAGCCTTCGTTACAATGCCAGGTGctctaattttttgtaaaacacgaagttttgccaatcaccaagatattgcttagacaaagatttcgccttgattttgcaaatataattcatagaatcgaaacaaaatcttccggctgagctccgggctggtaagcaaagctggaagaagttggacctataaacgacggtgccagctttgtcggtagcggtgagtaacattaattttgcattacttatgacaaatttatgcttattcaacacttttttctttcaagagctatctagaagcagcagaaagtcatcgaatcggatggtaacatggcgaggcgttacacaccatcgtccgagaagcggctggctctcctgcaggaacatccgatcttcatcgagatgaagaaGCTGCTTCAtgaggacccccgtctgttgccatcgctgctccagaagatccaatcgagtaatccggatctgatggatagcatttgggaaaatcagatgaagtttttggcacttttgaatgatgggaccgatgagctgaaataggaaaataggcacaacgttaggcgcctgagcagcatgacgataagtccgatgagtgggttggggaatcagatcgatccactgcagactgttgattgtccggaatggattgagcccctgaaggattctgcaggtgatgctgtccaattgctagtcatcctcaagtgcagcaaagctccagctcagcgctactcgtgggtggtggtgaaggtacattaactgaatatgttaatattgaaaaaggcttaagcagtatctacatgatgcaacagttatttgaaaataaaatttcgaaccataaaatcgtttatcatttagtcatgaaaattatcaatagcagaatttatagcattcctttagcagaaccgatttacttttattttcatctaacacttttcgattggagggaaacaaaatagcCCTTTAGATAAGGTAACAAGAATAAGgaacaagcaacatccggtttagggttttggttgtttgttccaccctttaagatcctttctatcataacggtcaatgaaaagtttttctttttcggaacatacggatagaccgaactgtattgtaattttattataaaaaagtgtttagaatacaaattaattcattgaatatactcatatcattgtttttttccgaaaactcaatttaaatataataaaataaactaaacgcCAGTAcggttttgaatcttttgatctttcgtttacgattggcttgtgcacatacacacttttttgccatctgattttttatctctaacacctggcatccctggaccccttttttcgtaaacactacagccagctgtcaaaacttttttcaatatggcggaatggcgatttggcatatgagatcaccatactagagccatcatggtccacactaggcaacatgaactgcgatttttgttatgagacgaacgttgttgtctgttgttgttgttggaaacctgagacggtctcagtgtctcccgaagaaaatgggagacgctgagaccgtctcgagacgaaccgtctcctagtgtacACGCTCGAAATTAATTAaccaattatcgttaaaaagtaaccattttcacacctttccgcgttaagtgattttttgattttttccatagaagtcattttttgacttctctGGAGAAGTGGGAATGTGGTTAATTTTCAACCGCAGGGAATTCTTGCGTAGAAGTaggaatatggttatttttcaaccacgtCGTAGAATGGGAAAAAGCGGGTTGATGAtagattcaaattaaattttgtttcttacttatagagactttttcaaagaaaaaaaacccaaaaaatcttCTGTTTTAAGGATAATTTATTAGTATTAAGTATTCGTTTTTTATTCATGCCATCAAAACTTGTGACAATTGAAGGGAAGCCTACAGAACGGACAACACCACCCAATTTAAGATACAGTTCGTATGAACATTCCAGCTGGATGTTAAAGTATTATCATGTGCGACTTTCATAGATTCATTATGTTGTattaattgctttttttaatcttttcagaGTCCTACCTAGATGAAACAGTAGCAGTCCCGGAGCTGTTGGATAATTTACCAGCTAATACTACTGCTCTGCTTAATTCACAAAAAGTACTCCAGTGCCGTGTCTACAACAAGGGTCTACCATCGATCAAGTGGTTCCGCCGTATCAATCTCAACAACGCGTTGGATGATCACAGTTTCAATCAGAACCAATCGATTCGTTATCTGGAGAACTTTTATGAACTGTTGCCTTCAGCGGGGGAGAAACTCTTATCGGAAGATATCTATTTAAGCAAACTGATCCTGCCAAGCGTCTCAGAGCGAGACATCGGTATTTAAGTGTGCATCGGAATTAACTATGGCGGGGTCAATACGGCAGACGCCTATGTCAATGTGGTCCATCCGAATGGTGTGACGGTCGGTACTCATGAAACAGCGTCAGACAGACGAGCCATCGGGTCGATCGCTTTGAAAACGGATTCGATAACTGTTGAGATCTAAGCAATCGGCAATCTGTAGcttgaattttttcactttagttAGTCAGTTCAATTCCAAACTCCAAACTGTAAAGACCCCAAATAAAAAGCTCTTGTTAATTTATGTAACTGCGTTCTTTCTTTACGGACCACAAACTACAAGAAGGCAACTACCGGTTGTTCTTTTCTCCCAGATACACCGACTAAGTATGCTGAAATCGAAGGCCGAGATGATTCGAAGATGTGGTTCCAAGCTGTCAAGGATGAGCTCCGTTCGATGGAAACCAACCAAGTATGGCAGCTGACGTCGTGTCCGAAGGGCGTAAAACCACTCCATTCCAAGTGGGTTTTCCGCATCAAGCTAGATTCTGGTGGCAGGCCGGTCCGATACAAAGCGCGATTGGTTGCCAAGGGCTATCTTCAGAAAGCAGGACTGGACTACGAGGAAACATTCGCACCTGTGGCGAAGCTGGCCACCATTCGTGTTGTTCTGGCGGTTGGTGTACACcatggttttcaatttcataccATGGATGTACAAACGGCGTTTTTACATGGAAATCTCACCGAACAGATTTTCATGGCGGTACCTGAAGGCGTGGAAGCAAGACCAGGTCAAGTCTGCAAGCTGCTGAAGTCTCTCTACGGACTTAAACAGTCCCCCCGGTGCTGGAACGAGAAATTCAACAAGGTTATCATCGACATGGGTTTTCTTCGCTCCAGGCATGACTATTGCCTGTATACCAAGATGGACGAGGGCGATGAGCTGATCATAATTCTGTACGTGGATGATTTGCTTATCGCTGGCAGAAAGGGAGCGTCAATCAagaaattaaaacttcaattgGCATCGAAATTTTCTATGACCGACTGTGGATTGCTGCAAAACTTCCTGGGTATGAAGGTGGATTATGACCAGCAAAAAGGCACACTGGAATTATCGCAGGAGGTGAACCTTTCCAAAGTCCTCCAGCGGTTCCGTATGGAGAATTGCAATCCTGTTAAGACGCCGATGGAGAAAGGTCTTTCCCTAGATCGAAATGGATCCGAAACACAGGAGCCGTACAGGGAACTGCTGGGTAGTTTGATGTACATCATGTTGTGTGTCCGTCCAGATATCTGTTACTCGGTTGGTTATTTGGCCCGTTACCAACAACACCCAACCACAGTCCACTTCAAGCATCTGAAGCGTGTCGTCCGTTACCTCCAAGGTACACGAACATGGAAGTTGCAGTTCAAACGTTCATCTTCAAGTCCCCCGTTGATTGGATACGTTGACGCAGATTGGGCATCCGACTCCGAAGACCGGAAATCTATCAGCGGTtactttttcaaagttttcggtTGCGTCGTAGCATGGTGCAGCAAGAAGCAAACAACGGTGGCCACTTCAAGCAGTGAAGCAGAATACGTTGCCTTGAGTAATGCGGTAGCCGAGGCTCTTTGGCTCCGAGGCATACTGGAAGATTTGCGAGAACCTGGCGGTCCTGTTACAATTTTCGAGGACAACCAGGGGTGTATGTTCATGGCAAAGAATTGTGAGACCCGAAGAACGAAGCACATCGATGTGAAGCATCACTTCATCCGGGACCATGTCGCAAGCGGTGTCATCTGTATCAAACCAGTTCGAACGCAAGATCAACATGCAGATATCTTCACCAAGGCCCTGGATTCCGTTCGGTTCTCTCAACTCCGAAGTTCCTTAGGATTGACCGTTTGAGAGGGGGTGTTGAGATCTAAGCAATCGGCAATCTGTAGcttgaattttttcactttagttAGTCAGTTCAATTCCAAACTCCAAACTGTAAAGACCCCAAATAAAAAGCTCTTGTTAATTTATGTAACTGCGTTCTTTCTTTACGGACCACAAACTACAAGAATAACCCTTGTAAACTAAACATTTATACTAAAATAGTAATCCGGATGTTAGCCGGGAACACTAATTGGCTTTTTGACCGCGACTTCTTTAAGTGTGAGatctgcaaaataaaaaaaggattatcaaaatcaaattatttcatCGATAACCAACTTACCAACATGTGTGTCTAATATCCTGAAGAATTTGAAACTGCAATTTCCATTAAACTTTGTAGATTGGAAGCATCCGTCTGTCAGATGAATGGCCTCCAGGAACTTCAACAGACCTAGTGGATCTAGCtttgttcagcattctcaaccATGGCTCTTTGGGCTTCCGGAACAACGTCTAAGTGAGATACTATCAACACGATCGGACTTCTTTGTGTATAGAAAGCCTGCATAGTTATTGCTGAACAGTTGAGCTCGTTGAAATTTAAGGTTTTGTCTATTCCATTGAGTATTCTCGCCACGGTGCATGTTGTAAATAACGAAAGATAATGGATCACCAATCAATTCAATGCAGTATGTTTTCGGGGCTTTTGTGAAGTTTAAAGTCCGTTCTTTGGACATTTCAAATCCCATAGTGATCCGTTCTTCCAGCAGCGGGAAACTTAACGAATCGTGTAAACTACGCTGGCGACCGCAAATGTCTTGCAGATCCGCGGAACTTGAAGGAAGCATTTAGCAGGTGTCTCGGAACTATTTCCGTGGTGCACATCAATATCGATGCACAGAAGTTGAAGCCAAACGACCGCTGCTGAAGATCAAACGGAACAGAAAGGAAAAGTAAGTTTCCtggggatattttttttctttttaaactcACCCGTACCACCGCATTGTTTAATAACATGGTCATCTGTTTAGCCTGTTTGATGGTCGTCTGAATCCGCTGAGTACTGGTTCTCTTGGGAAGGGAACGAGACGATCTGGTTGGTTATTGCATTTAGCAAACACCGACACAATTATAAATTGTATGGTCATCTCGATACTTTTTATCAGGATCAAAAGTTGAGCTCGTTCCGGTAGAGATTCCTCCCGAGCTAGTTGTGGCCACTGGAACTGGAACCGGACTGATAGCGGATCTATCCATTCGGTGCACtggaatataaattttattttgtttggttgGGATTTTTAAAGGACGCAAGTTTCTTACCTTTCATGTTCTCCCGATTCACAAGCACGCGGAATTACTTGGAAACTTATTAGCTAAGTATATTTTATTCGTGCGAGAAAACTAGAAATCTGGAACGCTTCGGCTTCCGCCATCGATAACTTTCAAAATGGCTGTGTAGATTTTCAACCGTTTTGTGGTTAATGCTCGAGAACTAccaaaaatttaaccatttaaTGGTTAAAACTCCTTGTTgaattattgttaaaaaataaccatattggcggtTTCGAagcaaaaaccataaaatggttatttaagaaccataaatggttagaaaaaaatgagcgtgaCTCACTCAAATGTAACCCTCTTAATAAAAAGAATAGTAGGACCACTAGAAAGATTAGTAGGAATCCTACTTGCCGCCTACTAGCCATCCCATTGTTTTGTAGTGGAAAATGGCCCAACCGATACAGTAGAAATGAAATTCCCGGTTCAAAATGACAGCTCTCGTTGACATCTGTCATGGTTTGATTGTATTGGTGTAACGTGTATGCTCATGTGTGAGtgcattgaaaaatataaatgcgCGTGTATTAGTGCGAGCTAAAAATAGGATTcggaattttcaaacaaaaatgaataaaacaaaaattatttttaaaacttttcattaattttcacttCACATTATCACTATTTGAATTAACACATATTTTACTTCTTTATTTTATCCTTTGTTATCATCACTGGTCACGTCGATAGCGCCCGATCAGTAGACGCGCAATGATCAAATTCCTATGGCTTCCGGCCGTGATCATCTCCGAAACAATTATCACTTGAAACTTGTTTTCCGGAGCCACAGGTCCCTCGAGCTATCCTGTATGGAGAAAGAAACAAGtccgttaaattaaaaaataaatacattttttttgactacttacaacacgcagaaaaatatattttaaaaataataagatttcggccaaaaataataaaaattttggttgggaaaatgcacaaatatatttttgataacactgacaaaaaatatcgattcgatttaaacttatcgtttgattgaaacaaaaatacacctttttcaaaaatgaatcgaaatttctgtcaaaacaataaaatagaattgatttgagaactacaaaaattttatttttggaaaaatgtatcATTAGGGGGTTCAAAATGAGAAAACTTTGTGctggaaatattttgtttttgttttaaatttaaaaatatgttggtCTGAGGAATTTTCGGATCTATTAatacaatctaaaaaaaaacatttatgataTATTTTCTTTATTCGCATATTTCTTTAAACACTAATGGAACATGAAAACAATTACCATTCCGGAATTCCGGCCGGCATTGGAGACTGCTTCCGTTTTTTCTTGATGCAGAATAAAGGGCCCGACTCGCACTTTTAATCACTTTCTGCTTCCGGATGCTGCAGTAGTCGACCATCTCCGACTGCTGCATGACTGGAGTAGGCACGATGGCAAGCTTCGTTTTGGCCGGAATGATGCCCTACCGGCCCTTGATGTTCTTTTTCGGGTCCTCACCGTCTTCTGGATGGGTGGCACCTGCACCGTGTCTAATTTGTTCATTAGAACGAAGCACTGAGGACCCGGGCTTACGTCCATCCTATTCCGTGACGGTCACAGCAGTGTTACTGTGACGGTGACCTCTTGTGACTGTTGTTGTTCGGACGATGCTGAAaactcattaattttttttcttttttcgactGATCGTTTTTTAGTTACATGTTCATCGCATAAAACCAATATTGGTTTCAAactaaaccaaaattttaatgcatgtaataaaaaatgagtgtgtaaaaataacaaaattcttcGATTAtttatattccaaatttttgtgaaagctgttcaaaaatctgcttttaaaatacaaaataaaataacaaaacgttttgttgaaactataccccattctttttctgcgtgaaCATGCGATGCTTTAGGTCGGAAAAGAAAATCTTCCCACTCAATTATTATTCTacctgactttttttaaacgtgTATTTATGGCAGTTTACAGACAGTTAAACCGTCGAAAATCTTAGTATTTGTGAGTTTTTCACCCTGGAATATAAATCTGTCACTCATACATCTAAACTAAATGTTGTTCATGCGTATGCTACACAAACAAGATGAACCAACCTACTgattgttcatgtttttttttttgaaagtgtgaGTGATGACAATCATGGCTGCCCGGCGGCCATAatgcaaaatttagaaacaatcaTGGCTGCGGAAGTGTTTCCAATGAAATAGTtttggcgattttttttaaatttacagataTATGTGACGCATtcagataaaattcaatttaaaaatatcattcaacGATAGAACTTAGAGCATTACGATTCTGAACAACAATATACCGGATTCTAATAGCACATTTCTTGGataacaaaaaacgataaaaatgtaacaattgaCAAATTAAAGTGGTTACAGTTGAAAAATCTAATCACGCCCAGATATAACCTGCGAATTATAATTTAACGCAGTTAATATTAAAAACCGTTGCGCTCATAAAATTCCAATATATTGTGTAGAACCAATAAAAAAACCCACCTTATGAAAAAGGAAAGTTCTAaagaaatagtttgaaaaaacgAATAAATTTCTAATATAAGCAATTCATACTAAAACATTTTACTCGAAAAACTGTTAACTCAATTCCAAACTGCATGCCTAGCAACACTGACCCTGACATTTGCCGTTAGAGCGGCGAAAAAATTTTCACCACCATTTATCAAACGTGC is a window encoding:
- the LOC129738797 gene encoding uncharacterized protein LOC129738797; translation: MPSKLVTIEGKPTERTTPPNLRYKSYLDETVAVPELLDNLPANTTALLNSQKVLQCRVYNKGLPSIKWFRRINLNNALDDHSFNQNQSIRYLENFYELLPSAGEKLLSEDIYLSKLILPSVSERDIGI